In Cloacibacterium caeni, a single window of DNA contains:
- a CDS encoding glycosyltransferase family 2 protein, whose protein sequence is MISVIIPLYNAENTILAALDSVKNQEGDFDFEILVINDGSTDKSAEKVQQFIDENPQLKIQLIHQENKGVSSARNAGLRLAKGEWIAFLDSDDVWLSHKTKVMMKVLTENSEIDFLVALANDEQSGFPYIFNEKKLAEISMWKTIIRNVGPTPTAIFRRKVLGNTGYFDENQKFAEDANYWLRISENNKMFVLGESLVITGSGKKSFGESGLSGNLPAMEKGFQKNLKEMLQRKRISAIEYFFFYLFLKLKYIIRIIRARI, encoded by the coding sequence ATGATTTCTGTAATTATTCCTCTTTACAACGCCGAAAATACCATTCTAGCTGCACTAGATTCGGTGAAAAATCAGGAAGGGGATTTTGATTTTGAAATTTTGGTAATCAATGACGGTTCTACCGATAAAAGCGCTGAAAAAGTTCAACAATTCATTGACGAAAATCCTCAGTTAAAGATTCAATTAATTCATCAGGAAAACAAAGGTGTTTCTTCGGCTAGAAATGCAGGTTTAAGATTAGCAAAAGGAGAATGGATTGCTTTTTTAGATTCGGATGACGTTTGGTTGTCTCATAAAACCAAAGTGATGATGAAGGTTTTAACAGAAAATTCAGAAATAGATTTTTTGGTGGCTTTAGCCAATGATGAACAATCTGGATTCCCCTATATTTTCAATGAAAAAAAACTGGCGGAAATCTCTATGTGGAAAACAATAATTAGAAATGTAGGACCAACTCCCACCGCAATTTTCCGAAGAAAAGTATTAGGAAATACAGGCTATTTTGATGAAAATCAAAAATTTGCAGAAGACGCGAATTATTGGCTTAGAATTTCTGAAAATAATAAAATGTTTGTTTTAGGAGAAAGTTTAGTGATTACAGGTTCAGGAAAGAAATCTTTCGGAGAATCAGGACTTTCGGGAAATCTTCCAGCAATGGAAAAAGGTTTTCAGAAAAATCTTAAAGAAATGCTTCAGCGAAAAAGAATTTCGGCAATAGAATATTTCTTTTTCTATTTGTTTTTGAAGTTAAAATATATCATTAGAATTATAAGAGCGAGAATATAA
- the secG gene encoding preprotein translocase subunit SecG, which produces MSTIFSLFMVLIIIACVLLVIIVMAQNPKGGGLSATFGGSSAQFGVQRTNDFMEKATWVLAIIIVSLIFLSVVLTAKPSVQIKDVNAPEKKEAKAPAQSAPQAPVQKPTATK; this is translated from the coding sequence ATGAGTACTATATTTAGTCTTTTCATGGTGTTAATCATCATAGCTTGTGTTTTATTAGTTATTATTGTAATGGCACAAAACCCAAAAGGTGGAGGTTTATCTGCTACGTTTGGCGGTTCTTCTGCACAATTCGGCGTACAGAGAACGAATGATTTTATGGAAAAAGCAACTTGGGTATTAGCAATTATCATTGTTTCATTGATTTTCTTAAGCGTAGTGCTTACTGCAAAACCAAGCGTACAAATTAAAGACGTAAATGCTCCAGAGAAAAAAGAAGCTAAAGCTCCTGCTCAATCAGCTCCACAAGCTCCGGTTCAAAAACCAACTGCTACGAAATAA
- a CDS encoding PDDEXK nuclease domain-containing protein, with protein MLENSQITFISEIKTKVRNAQYEAMKAVNVALINLYWEIGKSIAEKQSESWGKSIVPTLSKELQNEFPGVGGFSVGNLWLMAQFYSEYQSVENLAPLVREISWSKHISILKKCKNPKEREFYILSTKKFGWTKNVLIHQIENKTFEKYLLNQTNFEETLPEKIKNQAILAVKDEYIFDFLGIEEEHSERDLEQKLIQNIRAFLLELGSDFSFLGNQYKVELSDKEYFIDLLLFHRKLQSLVAIELKIGEFLPEYKGKMEFYLNILNDKVKLPHENEAIGIIICKSKDRTIVEYSLKSSNLPIGISTYSTSEKLPKNYQNLLPSNEELSEKFENYFKNLKD; from the coding sequence ATGTTAGAAAACTCACAAATTACCTTTATTTCTGAAATTAAAACCAAGGTAAGAAACGCGCAATACGAAGCCATGAAAGCTGTAAACGTGGCTTTAATTAATTTGTATTGGGAAATTGGTAAATCTATTGCAGAAAAACAATCCGAAAGTTGGGGCAAATCTATCGTTCCTACACTTTCTAAAGAATTACAAAATGAATTTCCAGGAGTTGGCGGTTTTTCGGTAGGGAATCTTTGGTTGATGGCACAGTTTTATTCTGAATATCAATCAGTTGAAAATCTCGCACCATTGGTACGAGAAATTAGTTGGAGTAAGCATATTTCAATTTTAAAAAAATGCAAAAACCCAAAAGAAAGAGAATTCTACATTTTGTCAACCAAAAAATTTGGGTGGACTAAAAACGTGCTAATTCATCAAATTGAAAATAAAACGTTTGAAAAATACTTGCTCAACCAAACCAATTTTGAGGAAACTTTACCCGAAAAAATTAAAAACCAAGCCATTTTAGCGGTAAAAGACGAATATATTTTTGATTTTCTCGGTATAGAAGAAGAACATTCTGAAAGAGATTTAGAGCAAAAATTGATACAAAATATCAGAGCATTTTTGTTGGAATTAGGAAGCGATTTTTCCTTTTTGGGAAACCAATACAAAGTAGAACTTTCTGATAAAGAATATTTTATAGATTTGTTGCTGTTTCACAGGAAATTGCAAAGTTTGGTAGCAATAGAACTGAAAATAGGAGAATTTCTACCAGAATACAAAGGCAAAATGGAATTCTACCTCAATATTCTGAACGACAAAGTAAAACTACCCCACGAAAACGAAGCGATAGGAATTATCATCTGTAAAAGCAAAGACAGAACCATTGTAGAATATTCTCTGAAATCTAGCAATTTACCGATTGGGATTTCTACCTATTCTACTTCGGAGAAATTGCCAAAAAACTACCAAAATCTTTTGCCAAGCAATGAAGAACTATCAGAAAAATTTGAAAATTATTTTAAAAATTTAAAAGATTAA
- the recR gene encoding recombination mediator RecR, which produces MNFPSKVLEKAVEEISSLPGIGKKSALRLALHLLRVPESQGMALGKAIQKLVTDIKYCQECHNFSDEDICEICSNHKRNDEVLCIVEDVRDVMAIENTAKFNGKYLVLGGKISPMEGIGPHQLNISSIERKLNEGKVKELIFALSATMEGDTTAYYLYKKFKEFPVTFSTIARGISVGDELEYADEISLGRSIVNRLPYNEKM; this is translated from the coding sequence ATGAATTTTCCCAGTAAAGTTTTAGAAAAAGCCGTAGAAGAAATTTCTAGTTTGCCTGGAATTGGTAAAAAATCTGCATTGAGACTTGCTTTGCATTTGCTTCGCGTTCCAGAATCTCAAGGAATGGCACTAGGTAAAGCCATCCAAAAATTGGTAACGGACATTAAATATTGTCAGGAATGTCATAATTTTTCAGATGAAGATATTTGCGAAATTTGCAGTAATCATAAGAGAAATGATGAGGTGCTATGCATTGTAGAAGATGTAAGAGATGTCATGGCGATAGAAAATACTGCAAAATTTAATGGTAAATATTTGGTTTTGGGAGGTAAGATTTCTCCCATGGAAGGAATTGGGCCACATCAATTAAATATTTCTTCTATTGAAAGAAAACTGAATGAAGGAAAAGTAAAAGAATTGATTTTTGCCCTTTCTGCAACCATGGAAGGAGATACTACAGCGTATTATTTATACAAAAAATTCAAAGAGTTTCCGGTGACTTTTTCTACCATTGCTCGTGGAATTTCTGTGGGTGATGAACTGGAATATGCAGACGAAATCTCTTTGGGAAGAAGTATTGTGAACCGCTTGCCTTACAACGAAAAAATGTAA
- a CDS encoding glycosyltransferase family 2 protein: protein MKLSIIILNYNVTQWLRNCLLSIEKYVHDIDYEVIVIDNQSPDSSWKELIAEFPQVNFIENSSNEGFAKANNKAVKTAKGEYILLLNPDTELEGNYMREILDFAEAQENLGCLGVRFHDLQGNFLPECKRSVPDVFNSFEKLFSPFQSNQSSKKNYYRNDIAETEIAPVEVITGAFLLMKRELYLEIGGLDESYFMYGEDIDLCYTLLKKGYQNWYYGKHSILHIKGESTVKDEKYLSNFYGAMQIFIEKYYKKQSPLQYQFLKFGLKVRHFIAKLQLK from the coding sequence ATGAAGCTTTCCATCATCATATTAAATTACAACGTAACGCAGTGGTTAAGAAATTGTCTTTTATCCATTGAAAAATATGTACATGATATTGATTATGAGGTAATTGTGATTGATAATCAATCACCTGATTCTTCATGGAAAGAATTGATAGCGGAGTTTCCTCAAGTGAATTTTATAGAAAATTCTTCCAATGAAGGTTTTGCCAAAGCCAATAACAAAGCCGTAAAAACTGCAAAAGGCGAGTATATTTTATTGCTGAATCCAGATACAGAATTGGAAGGGAATTACATGCGTGAAATTTTGGATTTTGCAGAAGCTCAAGAAAATTTGGGTTGTCTTGGCGTGAGATTTCACGATTTGCAAGGTAATTTTTTACCAGAATGCAAGCGTTCTGTTCCTGATGTGTTTAATTCCTTTGAAAAATTATTTTCACCATTTCAGTCGAATCAGTCTTCTAAGAAAAACTATTACCGAAACGACATTGCAGAAACAGAAATTGCACCAGTCGAAGTGATTACAGGTGCTTTTTTATTGATGAAAAGAGAATTGTATCTGGAAATTGGCGGTTTAGATGAATCGTATTTTATGTACGGAGAAGATATAGATTTGTGTTACACCTTGTTGAAAAAAGGTTATCAGAACTGGTATTACGGCAAACATTCTATTTTGCACATCAAAGGCGAAAGTACGGTAAAAGATGAAAAATACCTTTCTAATTTTTACGGAGCCATGCAGATTTTCATTGAAAAATATTACAAGAAACAATCACCGTTGCAATATCAGTTTTTAAAGTTTGGACTAAAAGTTCGACACTTTATTGCAAAGCTTCAACTCAAATAA